Proteins found in one Thermogemmatispora onikobensis genomic segment:
- the pgsA gene encoding CDP-diacylglycerol--glycerol-3-phosphate 3-phosphatidyltransferase: MQHIPNLLSLSRIASTLLIFMLVLINQHWAFLVATVFFVLASITDLLDGYLARRYHLVSSLGVFLDLTADKVFVSSILIALVQIGLVPAWIVVIIVAREFLVTGLRSMAAARGTVIAAGRWGKQKTFITLLAIGGILLAHGLGDPQLALFPTPILTSSPAAWSLSSLLHLLADVALLLATFWTIMSGVEYVLRALPLLQGKEDRLRA, from the coding sequence ATGCAGCATATTCCCAATCTACTGAGCCTCAGCCGGATCGCCAGCACCCTGCTCATCTTCATGCTGGTACTGATCAACCAGCACTGGGCTTTTTTGGTGGCCACGGTTTTCTTCGTGCTGGCATCGATCACCGACCTGCTCGACGGTTACCTGGCGCGCCGCTATCACCTGGTCTCATCGCTAGGCGTTTTCCTCGATCTGACGGCAGACAAGGTCTTTGTCTCCAGCATCCTGATCGCCCTGGTGCAAATCGGACTGGTACCAGCCTGGATCGTTGTGATCATCGTGGCCCGCGAATTCCTGGTCACAGGTCTGCGTTCAATGGCCGCGGCCCGGGGGACTGTGATCGCCGCAGGGCGCTGGGGAAAGCAAAAAACTTTTATCACCTTGCTCGCCATCGGCGGTATCCTCCTGGCCCACGGACTTGGCGACCCCCAGCTGGCGCTCTTCCCCACTCCCATCCTGACGTCCTCTCCCGCAGCCTGGAGCTTGAGTAGCTTGCTCCATCTGTTGGCAGATGTCGCGCTCTTGCTGGCCACCTTCTGGACCATCATGTCAGGAGTGGAGTACGTGCTGCGCGCCTTGCCACTCCTGCAGGGCAAAGAGGATCGCCTGCGCGCCTAG
- the plsY gene encoding glycerol-3-phosphate 1-O-acyltransferase PlsY: MPLTADQPIFIALRLLLVAVIGYLWGSLPPGYWMGKILRGRDFDIRNYGSRKTGATNVNRVLGLGPAIIVMILDLSKGILPMLLAVYVPFFHVLGWGPLLAGLAALIGHRHPVFIGFQGGRGVLTGAGSLLFVAPPVSFLIFGIGAVFTISTIALSRYVSLGSLVGCVTVMVCGIVSGVLGWLPVPAMIFMIVAPLLVIFFHSDNIERLLSGKERKLGQKEVVASPGGAASSR; this comes from the coding sequence ATGCCGCTTACCGCTGATCAACCCATCTTTATCGCGCTCAGACTCTTGCTCGTGGCCGTCATCGGCTACCTCTGGGGGTCGCTGCCACCAGGCTACTGGATGGGCAAGATTCTGCGCGGACGTGACTTTGATATTCGCAACTATGGCAGTCGCAAGACGGGGGCGACCAATGTCAACCGTGTTCTCGGACTGGGGCCGGCCATCATTGTCATGATTCTCGATCTCTCCAAAGGTATTTTGCCGATGCTCCTGGCTGTCTACGTACCTTTCTTTCACGTACTGGGCTGGGGTCCTCTGCTGGCAGGCTTAGCGGCCCTCATCGGCCATCGCCACCCTGTTTTTATTGGCTTTCAAGGAGGCAGAGGGGTCCTCACTGGGGCCGGCTCATTGCTCTTTGTTGCTCCCCCTGTCTCCTTCCTCATCTTTGGCATTGGGGCAGTCTTCACTATTAGCACCATAGCCCTCTCCCGCTATGTCTCCCTCGGCTCATTGGTAGGCTGTGTCACCGTCATGGTCTGTGGCATTGTCTCTGGTGTCCTCGGCTGGCTTCCCGTACCGGCCATGATCTTTATGATCGTTGCTCCCCTGCTCGTGATATTTTTCCATTCTGATAATATTGAGCGGCTTCTGTCTGGAAAAGAGCGCAAACTTGGGCAGAAGGAGGTGGTAGCGTCACCCGGCGGCGCGGCTTCCTCTCGCTGA
- a CDS encoding 4-phosphopantoate--beta-alanine ligase codes for MRVIHELWEMTETARGWLSGGAVALVPTQGYLHPGHLALIEAARRECEICVVSLFADPLQFTSPEELARRAHEQGVSDHDLQLLERLGVDVVFAPQWEAMYPPDFATYVTPAGPLAECLEARLYPQRLQAIATTTCKLLLLVRPDIAYVLRNEVYTVALLRRLVRDLNVDVKISVLPEQRDADGLVYSESYSLLTAEERLAARVIYSSLLTGLGLLLAGERRPEAVIQAMEQLIKAEPLATLDYVALCDPEALTTLAGLGDRALLVAAVRIGGVRLLDSLLWSQDRPAAS; via the coding sequence ATGCGCGTGATTCATGAACTGTGGGAGATGACTGAGACGGCGCGTGGCTGGCTGTCTGGGGGAGCCGTAGCCCTGGTGCCAACGCAGGGCTATTTACATCCGGGGCACCTGGCTCTCATCGAGGCAGCCAGGCGAGAATGTGAAATCTGTGTTGTCAGCCTCTTCGCCGACCCTCTCCAGTTCACCTCGCCGGAAGAACTGGCTCGCCGTGCACACGAGCAAGGGGTCAGTGACCATGACCTGCAGCTGCTGGAGCGGCTGGGGGTTGATGTGGTCTTCGCGCCGCAGTGGGAGGCGATGTATCCGCCAGACTTTGCCACCTATGTCACCCCTGCTGGGCCACTGGCCGAATGTCTCGAAGCCCGGCTCTATCCGCAACGTTTGCAGGCCATCGCCACGACCACCTGCAAACTGCTGCTGCTTGTCCGTCCAGATATCGCCTATGTCTTGCGCAACGAGGTCTATACGGTGGCCCTCCTGCGTCGCCTTGTACGCGACCTCAATGTCGACGTGAAGATCTCGGTCCTGCCTGAGCAGCGAGATGCCGATGGACTGGTATATAGCGAAAGTTACTCCTTGTTAACTGCTGAAGAGCGTCTTGCTGCTCGTGTTATCTATAGCTCTTTATTGACCGGTTTGGGATTGTTGCTTGCTGGTGAGCGGCGGCCAGAGGCGGTCATCCAGGCAATGGAGCAGCTCATTAAGGCTGAGCCTCTGGCGACGCTAGATTATGTCGCGCTGTGCGATCCCGAAGCACTAACGACGCTGGCTGGATTGGGAGACAGAGCGCTGCTCGTAGCCGCGGTCCGTATTGGAGGTGTTCGTCTGCTTGATAGTCTGCTCTGGTCACAAGATCGGCCAGCTGCCAGCTGA
- a CDS encoding alpha/beta fold hydrolase: MKNALPRLTWLLRLSAFASLLAGLGAGLAVVWHRLLTPQLLESALPGQARLYRWRHGYIFYKLVGPEQGPPLVLWHAPGLAVSAYELRELVALLGEQYRVYAPDLLGFGLSDRPALPYSGTLYTELLSDFLREVVGQPALLVAQGTSCQYALEVARRSPELCRGLVLLWPEQDAECWQERLPWLRPLLAFLARPPLLGLLVYCLLTTRLALRLLSAPGQTHSSLDYRYAATHQFGAEHAVRAWLTDRLRLEANGVRVWPPAKSLRCPVLLVQADPDGSKTEDWPRLQEQVAAVEQLWIEARHCTVDRQTATLISARLSAWPGLAPQGEEISKVAPGPGEAHEAPLAPESELTHPTAASVTAQPPQQSTVGSEPVFEAYCVRCRQKTPMLSISETTLKNGRPALQGICARCGARMYRIGRR; the protein is encoded by the coding sequence ATGAAGAACGCTTTGCCCCGCCTGACATGGCTGTTGCGCCTGAGCGCCTTCGCCAGTCTGCTAGCGGGCCTGGGGGCCGGCCTGGCCGTCGTCTGGCACCGTCTCCTGACACCGCAGCTGCTAGAGAGTGCGCTGCCGGGTCAGGCGCGGCTCTATCGCTGGCGACACGGCTACATCTTCTACAAGCTGGTTGGTCCCGAGCAAGGGCCGCCGCTGGTGCTCTGGCATGCGCCCGGGCTGGCGGTCTCCGCTTATGAGCTGCGCGAGCTGGTGGCCCTGTTGGGGGAACAATACCGGGTCTATGCTCCTGACCTGCTGGGCTTCGGCCTCTCTGACCGACCCGCGCTCCCCTACAGCGGCACACTCTATACCGAGTTGCTGAGCGATTTCCTGCGGGAAGTGGTCGGGCAGCCAGCGCTGCTGGTGGCCCAGGGTACAAGCTGTCAGTATGCCCTGGAAGTGGCCAGGCGCAGCCCCGAGCTCTGCCGTGGTCTGGTGCTGCTCTGGCCAGAGCAAGACGCCGAGTGCTGGCAGGAACGCTTGCCCTGGCTCAGACCGCTGCTGGCCTTTCTGGCTCGTCCTCCTCTGCTGGGGCTGCTCGTCTATTGCTTGCTCACGACGCGGCTCGCGTTGCGCTTGTTGTCGGCCCCAGGGCAGACGCATAGCAGCCTGGACTATCGCTATGCCGCGACTCACCAGTTCGGCGCAGAACACGCTGTACGAGCCTGGCTTACCGATCGCCTTCGCCTGGAGGCCAATGGGGTCCGGGTCTGGCCCCCCGCGAAGTCTTTACGCTGCCCTGTCCTGCTCGTGCAAGCTGATCCAGACGGGAGCAAGACAGAGGACTGGCCCAGGCTCCAGGAGCAGGTGGCAGCAGTTGAGCAGCTCTGGATCGAGGCCCGGCACTGCACGGTCGACCGGCAGACAGCCACTCTGATCAGCGCTCGCCTGAGCGCCTGGCCAGGACTCGCTCCCCAGGGAGAGGAGATCTCCAAGGTGGCCCCTGGCCCTGGCGAGGCTCACGAGGCGCCCCTGGCCCCCGAGAGTGAGCTGACACACCCCACAGCTGCCTCTGTGACGGCACAGCCTCCGCAGCAGTCGACAGTCGGGTCAGAGCCTGTTTTTGAAGCGTACTGCGTCAGATGCAGACAGAAGACCCCAATGCTCTCTATATCGGAAACGACGCTCAAAAATGGGCGTCCAGCGCTCCAGGGCATCTGCGCACGCTGCGGAGCACGCATGTATCGCATTGGCCGTCGCTGA
- the greA gene encoding transcription elongation factor GreA, producing the protein MSIGGQSDVTPERKVYFLTPEGYRKKKERLEYLRTVKRQEVADFIHDAKEAGDISESGAYEEAKRQQAAVEGEILELEKLLASSEIMTADMHSDLEGPPVVRIGMQVEVETESGATRTFKIVETYEADPKSGLISDQSPVGKALLGHKAGDVVSVSTPGGVTTYKILSVRPML; encoded by the coding sequence ATGAGTATTGGTGGACAGAGCGATGTAACACCCGAGCGCAAGGTCTACTTTCTGACCCCTGAAGGATATCGCAAGAAAAAAGAGCGCCTGGAATACCTGCGCACGGTCAAGCGCCAGGAGGTTGCTGACTTCATCCATGACGCGAAGGAAGCCGGCGACATCAGCGAAAGCGGCGCCTACGAGGAGGCCAAGCGCCAGCAGGCTGCGGTAGAAGGCGAGATTCTGGAGCTGGAGAAATTGCTGGCCTCTTCCGAGATCATGACCGCTGATATGCATAGCGATCTCGAAGGCCCTCCGGTCGTGCGTATCGGTATGCAGGTAGAGGTGGAGACAGAGAGCGGCGCAACACGCACATTTAAAATCGTAGAGACCTACGAAGCCGATCCCAAGTCCGGTTTGATCTCCGACCAGTCTCCGGTTGGTAAGGCTCTGCTCGGCCATAAGGCGGGCGACGTCGTGAGCGTTTCGACGCCGGGTGGCGTGACAACCTACAAGATTCTGTCGGTGCGCCCAATGCTCTAA
- a CDS encoding aminopeptidase, with protein sequence MSDPRVQRMARVLVHHSLELRRGDRLAILATPLAAPLICEVVREAVRAGSHVAPLLQLPGLSEIILKEASEEQLTFVSPLQRLIWEEYEALLDIESEENTAELSGVDPARLALVQQAKREMREILMKRTQPGQRHDPQSLRWTATMFPTPAYAQNTGMSLSDFEDFLYSACFLDDEDSVARWAELHQQQERLVEWLSAREEANVELRGPDVELTLSYRGRRFVSDDGRYNLPGGEIFTSPLETSANGWIRFRFPCSAQGVSVEDVRLRLENGVVVEAQAAQGQPYLDRMLAIDEGARRLGEFAIGNNYRVQHITKHSLFDEKFGGTIHLALGASYPEAGGGNQSAIHWDLVCDMRQESEIRIDGLLFYKNGQFVV encoded by the coding sequence ATGTCCGATCCGCGTGTGCAGCGCATGGCGCGCGTTCTCGTCCACCATTCCCTGGAATTGCGTCGGGGAGATCGTCTGGCGATTCTCGCCACTCCCTTGGCGGCGCCTCTCATCTGCGAAGTTGTGCGGGAAGCGGTGCGTGCCGGGTCCCATGTTGCCCCTCTCTTGCAGCTGCCAGGTCTCTCTGAAATCATCCTCAAAGAGGCCAGCGAAGAGCAGCTGACCTTTGTGTCGCCGTTGCAGCGTTTGATCTGGGAGGAGTATGAAGCCCTCCTCGATATCGAGTCAGAGGAAAACACCGCGGAGCTGAGCGGCGTTGATCCTGCTCGTCTGGCGCTCGTACAGCAAGCTAAAAGAGAAATGCGTGAGATCCTGATGAAACGCACCCAACCTGGTCAGCGCCATGATCCGCAGTCGCTGCGTTGGACAGCGACCATGTTCCCGACGCCCGCCTATGCTCAGAACACGGGCATGTCCCTGAGCGATTTCGAGGATTTCCTCTACAGTGCCTGCTTTCTGGATGATGAGGACTCGGTGGCCCGCTGGGCGGAGCTGCACCAGCAGCAAGAGCGCCTGGTGGAGTGGCTCAGCGCACGTGAGGAAGCCAACGTGGAGCTGCGTGGGCCGGACGTCGAGCTGACGCTCTCCTACAGGGGACGACGCTTTGTCAGCGACGATGGCCGTTACAATCTGCCCGGCGGGGAGATCTTCACCAGTCCGCTAGAGACCTCGGCCAACGGTTGGATTCGCTTCCGTTTTCCCTGCAGCGCGCAGGGAGTGTCGGTCGAAGATGTGCGCCTCCGCCTGGAAAACGGCGTCGTGGTTGAGGCCCAGGCGGCCCAGGGTCAGCCATATCTGGATCGCATGCTGGCCATCGATGAGGGGGCACGCCGGCTGGGAGAATTCGCTATTGGCAATAACTACCGTGTTCAGCACATTACCAAGCATTCGCTCTTTGATGAGAAGTTTGGGGGGACCATCCATCTGGCGCTGGGGGCCTCCTATCCCGAGGCGGGCGGCGGCAATCAGTCGGCTATCCACTGGGACCTGGTATGTGATATGCGCCAGGAGAGTGAGATTCGGATCGACGGTCTACTCTTCTACAAGAATGGCCAGTTTGTGGTCTAA
- a CDS encoding MFS transporter, translating to MTLDSQQPTSPQTAARSAGEAPAVGLVRNRNFLLLTGGQIISYLGDFIYSTTLQIWAYSLVPNAASVSGIWAAQYLPYVLVGPIAGVFVDRWNRRQIMIVSDLLRCFIALWPLLVPPALRLPAIYLAVFLIGSLGRFFSPARSGVMQVILAEQDQPRAASILQSSFAFAVVAGPSLGAGLYFLVGPYLGTILNALSFLVSALCILAMRVSAQALQPGAQRRAEVAAGEGRTGAVRAVLTELVDGFRFVLGSRVLGVVMLLLVINWFGVGALNALDIVFISQRLHVSPELYGPMATGSGVGLLIGSLIAGALSRKLSPRSLLTGSVFLTGLGIVVFGFQVWFPLALFFYCLTGLLQGGIEVGYMALVLISSPRTLIGRVEAVIQTSMFIASVLSIAIGGYLAQFIPVYILFIIGGWLTVLAGLIGWFGLPAKIEPVAASPSSTEAGPEQPAQA from the coding sequence ATGACATTGGATTCGCAGCAACCTACTTCCCCCCAGACAGCGGCCCGGTCGGCGGGAGAGGCGCCTGCCGTGGGCCTGGTGCGCAACCGTAATTTTCTTCTCTTGACCGGCGGCCAGATCATCTCCTATCTGGGAGATTTCATTTACAGTACAACCTTGCAGATCTGGGCCTATTCCCTGGTGCCCAACGCGGCTTCAGTCAGTGGCATCTGGGCGGCGCAGTATCTCCCTTATGTGCTGGTGGGACCGATTGCTGGCGTCTTTGTCGATCGCTGGAATCGCCGTCAGATCATGATCGTCTCCGACCTGCTGCGCTGCTTTATTGCCCTCTGGCCTCTATTGGTGCCGCCGGCGTTGCGCTTGCCTGCTATCTATCTGGCGGTCTTCCTGATTGGCAGCCTGGGCCGCTTCTTCTCGCCGGCGCGCTCGGGGGTCATGCAAGTCATTCTGGCCGAGCAAGACCAGCCGCGGGCGGCCTCGATTCTGCAGTCTAGCTTTGCCTTCGCCGTCGTTGCTGGTCCGAGTCTGGGAGCGGGCCTCTACTTTCTGGTGGGCCCCTACCTTGGGACGATTCTCAATGCGCTCTCCTTCCTGGTCTCGGCCCTCTGTATCCTGGCCATGCGCGTCTCGGCTCAGGCCCTGCAGCCGGGCGCGCAGCGTCGAGCCGAGGTGGCGGCTGGTGAGGGGCGGACTGGGGCCGTGCGTGCGGTGCTGACCGAGCTAGTGGACGGTTTCCGCTTTGTCCTTGGCTCGCGGGTTCTTGGCGTGGTCATGCTGCTCCTGGTGATCAACTGGTTTGGCGTAGGTGCTCTCAATGCTCTGGACATCGTCTTCATCAGCCAACGCCTCCATGTCAGCCCTGAGCTCTATGGTCCGATGGCCACTGGCAGTGGCGTTGGTCTGCTGATCGGTTCGCTAATCGCTGGAGCCTTGAGCAGAAAGCTCTCGCCGCGCTCCTTACTGACTGGGAGCGTCTTCCTGACGGGGCTGGGGATTGTCGTCTTTGGCTTTCAGGTCTGGTTCCCCCTGGCCTTGTTCTTCTACTGCCTCACGGGGCTCCTCCAGGGCGGCATCGAAGTCGGCTATATGGCCCTGGTCCTCATCAGCTCGCCGCGCACGCTCATCGGGCGTGTCGAGGCTGTTATCCAGACCAGCATGTTTATTGCCAGTGTGCTCTCGATCGCCATCGGGGGCTATCTTGCTCAATTCATTCCGGTGTATATTCTGTTTATTATTGGCGGCTGGCTGACAGTGCTGGCCGGTCTTATCGGCTGGTTCGGGTTGCCAGCCAAAATCGAGCCTGTTGCAGCCTCTCCGTCCTCGACTGAAGCGGGACCCGAGCAGCCGGCGCAGGCCTGA
- a CDS encoding ribose-phosphate diphosphokinase yields the protein MTESAAAARRPNRSGPPIDVDIYSGSATPELAQAVASCLGRPLGRRELHRFADGECHVQIQDSVRGRDIYIVQSTCHPVNEHLMELLVMIDAFRRASAARVTAIIPYYGYARQEKKTTGREPITAKLVANLLSTAGANRVVSVDLHSPAIQGFFDIGMDHLTAIPLLGEYLRQHMDLGDAVVVTPDTGRVKVADVYANMLNIPLVVMHKRRGGNHAQDVEVRAIVGEVAGKRPIIVDDIISTGGTIVTCTQALLEAGAKPDITVVATHAVLTPPAEERLCMPEITRVVTTDTIPLGNKTLGGKVVVISVASLLAETIERLHEGRSISALFRDWRESYPV from the coding sequence ATGACAGAGAGCGCAGCGGCAGCGAGGAGGCCGAATCGGAGCGGCCCGCCGATCGACGTAGACATCTACAGCGGTTCAGCGACCCCGGAGCTGGCACAGGCGGTAGCAAGCTGTTTGGGGCGTCCCCTGGGGCGGCGGGAGCTGCACCGTTTTGCCGATGGCGAATGTCACGTGCAGATTCAGGATAGCGTGCGCGGGAGGGACATCTACATCGTTCAATCGACCTGCCACCCGGTTAACGAGCATTTGATGGAGCTGCTCGTGATGATCGATGCCTTCCGTCGTGCCTCGGCGGCGCGGGTCACGGCGATCATCCCCTACTATGGCTATGCGCGTCAGGAGAAGAAAACCACGGGGCGCGAGCCAATTACTGCCAAGCTGGTAGCCAATCTACTATCGACCGCCGGGGCTAATCGCGTCGTCTCCGTTGACCTGCACTCGCCGGCCATCCAGGGCTTCTTTGACATCGGCATGGACCATCTCACGGCCATTCCGCTGCTGGGCGAGTACCTGCGCCAGCACATGGACCTGGGCGATGCCGTGGTAGTGACGCCGGACACCGGGCGGGTGAAGGTGGCCGACGTTTACGCCAACATGCTCAATATTCCCCTGGTCGTGATGCACAAGCGGCGTGGGGGCAACCACGCCCAGGACGTCGAGGTGCGCGCCATCGTCGGCGAGGTAGCCGGCAAGCGGCCCATCATTGTCGACGACATCATCTCGACCGGTGGGACCATTGTCACCTGTACTCAGGCGCTGCTGGAGGCCGGAGCCAAGCCAGACATCACCGTGGTTGCTACTCACGCCGTCCTGACTCCGCCCGCGGAGGAGCGGCTTTGCATGCCTGAGATCACGCGCGTGGTCACCACCGATACGATCCCTCTGGGTAATAAGACCCTTGGGGGCAAGGTCGTGGTGATCTCCGTCGCCTCGTTACTGGCGGAAACAATCGAGCGCCTGCACGAGGGACGCTCGATCAGCGCCCTCTTCCGCGACTGGCGTGAGAGCTATCCTGTCTAA
- a CDS encoding magnesium transporter, with product MLYLSHLLGAPVEDAQGTRVGKLTDVLVAPAQAREEAGGPTYASALLVEGQDGRLWRVTPLAIQVRDQALVLRMALPELPPPAAVENEISLAHEVLDRQAVDLERRRPVRVNDVCLEPDWRIVGIDTSTWGLLRRLMPAWLLGARGREAPGNLIPWERLELLREGEPLAEEGLDEGERSEGRAEGQAREELRRPPSGPLAELRPADIADIIHQLTPAQGARLLEGLDDDTAADILQEVDTERQTYILEKLKATRAAAILHAMEPDEVADLLARLPEERAQELLRLLTPEESEDVRELLEYAEDSAGGLMTTDYLALNGSRSSTEALEALRRQILDQDGHTVYIYVVDDEERDEPHLLGVVSIWNLLVASPEQTLQELMHRDLVTVRPEADARSVAEIIAKYNLFAVPVVNDEGALQGIVTVDDAIDVLLPPERRRRPPRRY from the coding sequence ATGTTATATTTGAGTCATCTACTCGGTGCACCCGTAGAGGACGCGCAAGGTACGCGCGTAGGGAAACTCACCGATGTGCTGGTGGCCCCCGCGCAGGCGCGCGAAGAGGCTGGCGGTCCCACCTATGCCAGCGCCCTGCTGGTAGAGGGTCAGGACGGGCGCCTCTGGCGGGTCACACCGCTGGCGATCCAGGTACGCGATCAGGCGCTGGTCCTGCGCATGGCCCTGCCCGAGCTCCCGCCGCCTGCGGCGGTCGAAAACGAGATCAGCCTGGCGCACGAGGTCCTTGACAGGCAGGCAGTTGATCTGGAGAGGAGGCGCCCGGTGCGCGTCAACGATGTCTGCTTAGAGCCGGACTGGCGTATCGTTGGGATCGACACCAGCACCTGGGGCCTGCTGCGGCGCCTGATGCCCGCCTGGCTATTAGGGGCCAGAGGGCGCGAGGCGCCGGGCAACCTCATCCCCTGGGAGCGGCTGGAGCTGCTGCGCGAAGGGGAGCCGTTGGCAGAAGAGGGTCTGGATGAAGGAGAGAGGAGTGAAGGCCGGGCCGAAGGGCAGGCGCGTGAGGAGCTGCGGCGTCCGCCGAGTGGGCCCCTGGCCGAACTGCGCCCTGCCGACATTGCCGACATCATTCACCAGCTCACGCCGGCCCAGGGCGCGCGCTTGCTGGAGGGCCTTGACGATGACACCGCCGCAGACATTCTCCAGGAAGTAGACACCGAGCGCCAGACCTATATTCTGGAGAAGCTCAAAGCCACGCGAGCCGCCGCCATCCTGCACGCGATGGAGCCGGACGAAGTTGCCGATCTTCTGGCTCGCCTGCCCGAAGAGCGGGCTCAGGAGCTCCTGCGCCTGCTCACGCCTGAAGAATCCGAGGACGTTCGTGAGCTGCTCGAGTACGCCGAAGACTCCGCCGGCGGCCTGATGACCACTGACTACCTGGCCCTGAACGGCAGTCGCAGCAGCACCGAGGCTCTGGAGGCCCTGCGTCGCCAGATCCTTGACCAGGATGGCCACACCGTCTACATCTACGTTGTCGACGATGAGGAGCGCGACGAGCCGCATCTGCTCGGCGTTGTCTCCATTTGGAACCTGCTGGTCGCCTCGCCAGAGCAGACGCTGCAAGAACTCATGCACCGCGACCTCGTCACAGTGCGGCCCGAAGCTGACGCGCGCAGCGTCGCCGAGATCATTGCCAAATACAATCTCTTCGCCGTGCCGGTGGTCAACGACGAGGGTGCGCTCCAAGGAATTGTCACCGTTGACGACGCCATCGATGTCCTGCTACCGCCGGAGCGCCGCCGACGACCACCGCGCCGCTATTGA
- a CDS encoding CTP synthase, whose amino-acid sequence MSKFIFVTGGVASSVGKGISVASIGRLLKNRGISVSIMKLDPYINVDPGTMSPYQHGEVFVTDDGAETDLDLGHYERFTDEPAYQANNVTTGQVYATVISKERRGEYLGGTIQVIPHITNEIKERIHNVARRSDADVVIVEVGGTVGDIEGEPFLEAIRQMRKDVGRANVLYLHVTLLPYLGATRELKTKPTQHSVKELLRVGIQPDVILCRSDYPVSEELREKIALFCNVETRAVVPLLTVETIYEIPLILEEAGLGDYLVQTLSLPGHAPRMEEWRALVEKIKKPRPALTVGLVGKYVELHDAYLSVAEALRHAGWYHDVDIQIKWINSEALEKMGEAYTEALEDVHGIVVPGGFGPRGVEGKIKAAGYARRTHTPYLGLCLGMQVSVIEFARNVLGLEGANSSEFDPHSPHPVIDLMPTQRHISEKGGTMRLGNWVCCLIPGTRAYQAYGEAIVFERHRHRYEFNNEYRKRMEAHGLVISGRSADNSLVEIIELADHPWFVASQFHPEFKSRPNRPHPLFRDFIAACKRHAGMSASTPEAGESVARVGATRAPEGVASDSRLEMSK is encoded by the coding sequence ATGTCAAAATTTATCTTTGTGACCGGCGGTGTGGCGTCGTCTGTGGGCAAGGGTATCAGCGTTGCATCCATCGGGCGCCTGCTCAAGAATCGAGGCATCTCCGTCTCCATCATGAAGCTCGACCCCTACATCAACGTCGACCCTGGCACCATGTCCCCCTATCAGCATGGCGAGGTCTTTGTCACCGACGATGGAGCTGAAACCGACCTCGATCTGGGCCACTACGAGCGCTTCACCGATGAACCAGCGTACCAGGCCAACAACGTCACCACTGGCCAGGTCTACGCCACCGTCATCAGCAAAGAGCGGCGTGGCGAGTACCTGGGGGGCACAATTCAGGTGATTCCCCATATTACCAATGAGATCAAAGAGCGCATCCACAACGTGGCCCGCCGCTCGGACGCCGATGTCGTCATCGTCGAGGTAGGCGGCACCGTCGGCGATATCGAGGGCGAACCATTTTTGGAGGCCATTCGCCAGATGCGCAAGGATGTAGGGCGGGCCAACGTGCTCTACCTGCACGTGACCCTCCTCCCCTACCTGGGCGCGACCCGCGAATTGAAGACCAAGCCCACGCAGCACAGCGTCAAAGAACTGCTGCGCGTCGGTATTCAGCCTGACGTCATCCTCTGCCGCTCCGACTATCCCGTCAGCGAGGAGCTGCGCGAGAAAATTGCCCTCTTCTGCAACGTCGAAACCCGTGCCGTAGTCCCCTTGTTAACCGTCGAGACCATCTATGAGATCCCCTTGATTTTGGAGGAGGCTGGCCTGGGCGACTACCTGGTGCAGACCCTCTCGCTGCCGGGCCATGCGCCCCGGATGGAAGAATGGCGCGCCCTGGTGGAGAAGATCAAGAAGCCGCGCCCGGCCCTGACCGTTGGCCTGGTGGGCAAGTACGTCGAACTGCATGACGCCTATCTCTCGGTGGCCGAGGCGCTGCGCCATGCCGGCTGGTACCACGACGTCGATATCCAGATCAAGTGGATCAATTCGGAGGCCCTGGAGAAGATGGGCGAGGCCTATACCGAGGCCCTGGAAGACGTCCACGGCATCGTCGTACCCGGTGGCTTCGGTCCCCGTGGCGTCGAGGGCAAGATCAAGGCCGCCGGCTATGCGCGCCGCACCCACACGCCCTATCTGGGTCTCTGTCTGGGCATGCAGGTCAGCGTCATCGAATTCGCGCGCAACGTCCTCGGCCTCGAAGGCGCCAACAGCTCGGAGTTCGATCCGCATTCCCCCCATCCCGTCATCGACCTCATGCCGACCCAGCGCCATATCTCGGAGAAAGGGGGCACGATGCGCCTGGGCAACTGGGTCTGTTGCCTGATCCCCGGCACGCGGGCCTACCAGGCTTACGGCGAGGCCATCGTCTTCGAGCGCCATCGTCACCGCTACGAATTCAACAATGAGTACCGCAAGCGCATGGAGGCTCACGGCCTGGTCATCAGCGGTCGCTCCGCCGATAATAGCCTGGTCGAAATCATCGAACTGGCCGACCATCCCTGGTTTGTCGCTTCTCAGTTCCATCCTGAGTTTAAGAGCCGCCCGAACCGCCCTCATCCGCTCTTCCGCGACTTCATTGCCGCCTGCAAACGGCACGCTGGCATGAGCGCGAGCACCCCCGAGGCAGGCGAGAGCGTGGCTCGCGTCGGCGCCACACGCGCCCCCGAGGGCGTCGCTTCGGATTCGCGACTCGAAATGTCGAAATAA